The region GGCGAAATGCTTGGGGGGCCTTACGCAGTTGCGCGTCTTGTCCAGTTGAATGCAAACATTCCACCCGTCGAATTTTCGATCCAAACATCGAGCGGCCTTGGCTATAATCGCGTCACGCCGAACGCAATGATGCTCCTCCTGCGTGCTCTTCGCTCTGAGTTGGCAAGATATAAGATGGCTTATTCGGATATCATGCCCGTCGCCGGTATCGACAAAGGCACCCTTGAAAACCGTTTTGCGACCGCTTTTTCGGCCGGTAGCGTGGTTGGCCAGGCAGGATCATTCGGCACTCCGGATGCCGGGGTGAGCTCTCTCTCTGGCGAGATCAGTACGCGAAACGGCAAATATCTGTTTGTCATCCTTAACCAACGCGGTAGCGTTACGAAATTCCAGGCTTTTCAGCACTATTTCGTGCCGCTCGTTCAGAAACAGTTTGGCGGCCCCGCACCCATGGCCTACGATACTGTTTCGCTCGAAACGCGGCTTGCGAGGTCACGTGTTCACTATCCGAATCAACAGTGCTCTCAGCCGCTTTATTTATTGGAGAATGAGGATTTTGGATACGATACGTTAAAGCCGATTGAATCGTCTTCGGATTCGAAGTACGAATATTATTCGACAGAATCGTTCAATGGCCGACAAAAGGTTTTTGTAAAGGGGAATGTCAGAACTGTGCTTTTATCCCGCGAGATCCAGAATATTCGAATCGGTGACGCAACCATTAGAGGATATAAAATTCTTATTCTAAACAGCGATGAATCTGTCTTAATGGACTCTAATGGGAACATCGCTGATCAAACAGGTGGAGCCGTGTTTGATACCGGTTATGTTTCTTGCACAAACTTCCGTGCTTACTACACAAAAAAGGGACCTGGAGAAAGTCCATTTGTTAAAGAGTCTCTTGACGATTCGTATTCCCCACCGACGGTTACCGTGAAAAACGATTCCGCTCACGTCCTGACCCTTTTGATTAATGAAACAAGGTATGTAATTTCTCCAGGTGCTACTAGAGAGATCACATTACCCGCAGGCCGCTATAAGTTTGTTGCAACCGCACCAAATGTTATTCCGCTAGTAGGAACAGAAGCATGGGACGCAGGGTATAGATACACGTGGACATTTTATACTGAAAGAGTGATACGATGAACCTCTATTCCGTAAAGAAATTATTAGTTCGACAGTCGTTCGACCGTAACCCGTTGGGGTTTTCCGCCATCATCAGCGAGGCGATATTATGAAAAGAATTATTTTGATTTCAATGGTTCTGCTAACTGTGGGTCAGATCTCTTATGCCGCACTTGCGTCTGGTCAAGACACGCGCCAAATTCAGGAAAGGGTTCGGAGAGCCGAGGCAGACAATGAACGCCTGAAACGCGAACTGCGTAATCTCAAGACGGACCTTTCCGGCAAACTGGACACGTCAAATTCAAAGATTGATACATTGTCGTCACGACTGGAAGCAAGCGATCAAAACGTAAGGAACCTAAATGATCAGTTAGGAAACCGCATCGCCTCGACCGAGGGACACACCGATCAAAAGCTCAGTAGTCTAGATAGTTCTATCAACCGCAATACTCTGTTATTCATTGTTGGTGGACTGGCATTAGCGCTATTAAGCGGACTGATCTATTTTTTCCTCCGGCGGCGGATCACACGCGATAACTCCGACTTGGCCGAAAGACTCACGCGAACAAGGGAGGCCCTCGAGGAGGAAGGTGTTAAACTAGATAACAAACTGATCGAGGTTCTTTCATCCAAAATGCAGGCGTCCAACGCATCTGGCGATCCTATTCGATCCGGCGATTCTGAACCTGACCATTCTCTTGCTCTGAAGGTTGCTGATGAGATCGTCCGCATTGAGAAGAACTTAAATGTCATGGGTCCCGAAACCCGTGGCTTAAAGCAGCTGGCCGCGTCAGTGGGCCGGATTCGGGACAATTTTGCGGCTAAGGGGTACGAGTTGGTAGAAATGCTAAATCGTCCTTACGATCCCGGCATGAAGGTAATAGCCAATTTCAGGCCTGATGAAAATCTCAAGCCGGATGAACAAATAATCACACGGATCATTAAGCCGCAGGTAAATTTTGGGGGCGTCATGATTCAAGCAGCCCAAATCGAAGTTAGTCAGGGAGAATAAACTTCTATATCTTAAAGCAATTATATGGCAAGAACGAAGATTGATTACGGTATTGACTTAGGAACCACTAATTCGGCGATCGCTCGTATCGAGAACGGCAAGCCCATCATTAAAAAGTCAGACGTTTCGATGGATACGATGCCCTCTTGTGTCAATATCAACAAAAAAGGGTCGATAATCGTTGGACAGTCCGCTGCAAATGCCCACAGGTCGGAGACTCTTAAGGCGCTTAAAACGCTGACTCCTATTACGAACACGTTTATAGAATTTAAGCGGACCATGGGGGCCGACAAGAAATATCAAAGTTCCAATGCCGGACGCGATTACACATCAGAAGAATTATCTGCTGAGGTCCTTAAAGCTCTAAAATCATTTGTCACCGACGATAGTCCGAAGTCCATTGTGGTGACTGTTCCAGCAAAATTTACAATTAATCAAAAGGACGCTACTAGTGTTGCAGCTAAGTTTGCGGGATTCGAACATTGTGAGTTGCTGCAAGAGCCAATCGCAGCCTCGATGGCATACGGTGTAGCAACCGAAAGCACCGATGGAACATGGTTGGTCTTCGACTTTGGAGGCGGCACTTTTGACGCAGCCCTTCTCAAGGTTGAAGAGGGCATTATGAAGGTGATAGACACTGAGGGCGACAATCATCTAGGTGGAAAGAACATTGACCTCGCAATCGTTGACGATATCTTGATACCGCACCTTCAGTCGAAATTTGCAATTGATTCCTATCTTTCAGATGCCAACAAACGAGAGTATTTTCGTATCGCTTTGAAGGGCTTTGCCGAACTCAATGCCAAGATTCCTCTCTCATTTTCAACCTCTGCTGACGTTTTGAGTGACCCAGATGACTTCCCCTTGGATGATAACGGTAATGAGATCGAACTGGATCTGACTTTAACTCGCGAGGACATTGAAACAGTTACACAGCCTATTTTTCAAAAAGCTATAGACATTTGTAAAGAGCTTTTGTCACGAAACGGTTTGACTGGAAAAGACCTCGGTGCGTTAATACTCGTCGGTGGGCCAACGTGGGCCCCGCAGGTCCGCCAGATGCTGCGCGATCAGGTTACTAAGAATGTCGATACCAGCATCGACCCGATGACCGCGGTTGCCGAGGGGGCAGCGCTCTATGCCTCGACTGTAAACATCGCCGAGCAAATTGTCGATCGCGATCGAGACAGAACAAAAATTCAGTTGGACATAAAATTTGAGGCAACGACGGTCGAGGTGTCTGAACTCGTAACCATCAAAATTCTCGAAAACAAAACCGAGGGAGAAATTCCGACTAAGGTCTTTGCAGAGATCGTTCGCGGAGATAAAGGATGGTCGAGCGGAAAGCTCGAGATCAACACTATAGGCGAAATATTTGAACCCTTACTCGAACCAGGACGGTCAAATGCATTTACCGTCGTGGTTTATGACGAAACGGGTAATGCCTTACCGAGTGAGCCAACTGAGTTCACGATTATCCAGGGCACTAAGATTGGCTCGGCAACGCTCCCGTATAATTTGGGAATTGCCATCAAAAGTACCCGAAAAGGTTATCCGGTGGTTCGATTCATCGATGGGCTTCAAAAAAACCAGCCGCTGCCTGCAACCGGTGTCACGCGGGGACTCGTAACCCAAACGGCCGTTAGAAGCGGCATGAGTAGCGATGTAATACGCATTCCGATCTATGAGGTGGAACATGGTACCGATCATTCCAGGTTGATTAACAACCTTCACGTTTTTGACGCGGTAATTACCGGTGAGGACGTTCCGAAGCTTCTCCCTGCGGGTAGCGAGGTCGAACTTACCCTGAAAATTAATGATTCAAATCGAATCTTGTCAGCCTATTTTCCGCTTCTCGACCACACCTGTACAGCGGCTTTTGAACGAAAGAATGAAAAGGAGATCGATGCCGATTGGCTTGAGCAAGAGATCTCGCGAGCTATGAATCGTGTGGATCTTCTAAAGCAGGACGATCAATCGGGCCATGGTGATGTTCTTTCCAAGCTTGAAACCGACCTTGGGGCTCTCGAAAAGCTGCTGGATCAGGGCCGCTCTGACTACGATAGGAAGATGCAGGTTCTGCAGGATCTTCGTCGCCTAAATAAAACGATCGACGAGACCGAAGATGCCGTTGAATGGCCGCTGGCGGAGGAAAGGCTGAAAAGTTCTTTTTATAAACTCGAAGAGGTCTTTAGCGCAGTTGAGGGAAACGTTGAATCGATAAATGACGATCGAGTACGATCCGCGATAACTGAAACAAAAAACCAGATCGAGCAAGTGATCAAACAGAAAAACGTTCAACTCGCCCGGGAACTTAGCGACCGCGTCGAGACAATGAGTTTCAGCCTTCGCGACGCTGCTTTGGGAGTCCAAATGGAGATCGGTATATTGAATGATCTGGACGAGGGTTTTGACGATCGCAACTGGATTGACCGCAACAAGGCCCGATTGTTGATTAACCAGGGCCTCAGTATGATCGCCAACAACGCCTCCAAAAAAGAACTTAGGCCGCTTGTTCGAGAGTTAGTGTGGCTCTTGCCTGACTCAGACCAACCGATCTATGAAGGAGACGACACCCTGTTAACCGAATACGAATCTTAATGTCTGATTTAGAATCCAAACTAGCCAAGGGTTCAGTTATTGCCGACCGGTACGAGGTCCAGTTCCCGTCCGGACCTTGCGGCATATCTGAATCTTTCAGGGTTAAGGATCGCGATGGCAGCTCTAGACGCCTTGAACTCATTGATCTCGCATCCCTTCCCGGCTCCTATTACGATGATAATGACAAGCTCCGTCACCTAGAGATCCTCAGGACGATCGAGCACCCCAATATTCCTGACCTTCTGGACGAGGGTGAAACAGTCATCGATTCAAAACGCTATGCATTTTTTGTGTTTCCATGGATTAGTGGTGAGAGCCTTGCCGATCTGTTGGCTCGAAACGGCACCTTGTCGCCTTATAAGGTTCTGCCTATTGCACTTGAACTCCTCGAAACGCTAAAGTTTCTTCATAACCGGGATGTCCCCTTGATCCACAACGGTATTTCCACGCGATCCGTGATCCTCGACTATTCTGCCGATCGCGACAAACCTGTTCTGATAGGTTTCGACCAGGCCCGTGACATTCATGCATCCCGGGATAGTATTTCCTTAAAGGGCCTATTTCTTTTCCATGCAGCTCCGGAACTTCTTCATGGCATCTTTGTGCCGCAAAGCGACCTCTTTTCCGTAGGAGCGTTGATTTATAACCTTATCTTCGGCTCACCACCTTGGTTCAGCGAGGCTGTAATGACGGCGCCCGCTAATAAAGTAAAAACTGCACTTGAGAAAGCACGGTCCAGGCCTTTGAACTTTGACTTTATTGACGAAAATACGCTGGACCTCCACTTTAGGATGGTACTTGAAAAAGCTCTGTCCATCGACGTCCAGTCCAGATTCGAAACAGCGAACGAGTTCGCCCGAGCCTTGAAACGCGAATTAGTGTTTGAGGGCTCAACCGCTCAAATTTCGTTCGAAAGAAACTTTGAAAACAAAGAGAAAGCACCAGGAACGGGCTTCGATGGCCTCGCCGGCATGGCCGAATTAAAGTCAATTCTTCACAACGAGGTGATCAGGCCGATAGTTGAACGTGAGAGATTTGAAAAGTTCGGGATTCCATTGTTAAATGGCGTTCTTCTTTACGGACCTCCAGGATGCGGTAAGACTTTTGTCGCCGAGCGCCTTGTCGAGGAGATCGGATTTAGTTTTATTATGGTCAACCCCTCCGATCTCGCCAGCCCCTACGTTCACGGAGGCCAGGAGAAGATCGGTCAGCTATTTAAGGATGCCGAAGAAAAGGCTCCTTGCCTTGTCTTCATTGATGAATTTGACGCGCTTGTTCCCAGTCGGGAGAGTGACGTGTCCCACCATTACGCGGCTGAGGTTAATGAGATCCTCGCGCAAATGAGCAGCTGCGGCAAACGGGGGATATTTATCATAGGTGCTACAAATCGGCCCGAAAAGATAGATGAGGCTGTTCTAAGATCCGGGCGTTTTGACAAGCTTATTTACCTTCCCCAGCCCGACTTAGAGCAGCGCGAATCGATATTTCGGCAGCATTTGGCCAGGTGCCCCGTTGACCTCGGTGTCGATTACACTCGACTTGCCGACCTGACAAAAAACTATGTCTCAAGCGACATCGCAAACCTCGTCGTCGAGGCAGCCCGCAAAGCCGAAAAAGCCGATACCCGGGTCACGATGGAGATGCTTGAGCAGGCTATTAAAGAAAATAAGCCGTCAGTAACACTTAAGCAGTTAAAGAAATACGAAAAGATGAACCAACAGTGGCAAGACGAAAGAAAAGGGATTGACGTTGATGGTCAAAAATCTATCGGCTTTATACTTCCCGACGAGGATTAACTCTCTTTCGTGTCTTTCCTGCTGGCACCTTGGATTGAAGAAATAAAGTAATATCGTCCTTATGTTCAGGCCGACATTGCCAATCCGGAACGATTTGATCGTATCATCGATTGTTCCAAATATTCTCAATAACCCGAATCCTCTCCGGATCATGAACTTGATTGCCAGCCCGGACAAGTTGGTACCAGAAAGGAAAGTCGTACCATTCGGCTTTTGCGACAATCGTATCAGGGCCGTATGTAATGTTGTAGGCTTCTTCCACAAAAGCATATCCCGGCTTATCCGTAATTGGCCAGGGTTCTTCAACAATTCCAACAATCGCTTTCACGGTAAAGCCGTCTGTGATAATTACCAAATCCCCGTTTGAAAACGGGGCATGTGGCCGATGTCCGATTGCAATTCCCTCTTCCTTAATAAAATCGTAATGTGAAGGGTTGTTTCCGCCTCCAAAATGGACTCCAAATTTCCAAACCGCCATATTGTCTCTCCTTGTAACGCCCGTCGCGACCGAGTTCAAATAGCCTATTGATAAATTCACTCGATTCCATCACTTCGAAAGTACAGGCCCCCGAACGGGCAGAGTTCCGTTCCTTTTTCGAGATTCATACGTATCGTCTTTCATACAACGATTGAGGATCATTGTTTTGTCGTCAGGCTCGCCCATAGTCCAATAGACTCTGCCATCATACGCGTAGTAGGTCAGTCGCATGTCGTAAAAGCGGCCTTGGTATCCGTGATCCCAAATATGCCGGGCGAATCGCATAAAGAGATTCTCATCGACACGATTACGAACCAAATACTCATGCGGCCATTCGGGCATCGTCTTTGCGAAGGTCCATTGTTCAGATCCGATGAACTGTTGAATCGAAATTGGCAGATCTCTCTGATATTGCATAATTATCTGATGTTAAAGCCGCAGGTCATCTAGGAACTCCGATGGGTTCTCGGCTGCGGTTACGAGAAGATGGTCGCGGGCACGGGTGCAGGCGACATAAAGCAGATGCCGCTCGGTGTTGTAGATTTCTTCGAGATCAGCGTCATCCACGACTTGCTCGATTCGTGCCTGGGATGGAATGATCTCATCGTCGCAGGCCATCACGGCGACTGCGCGAAACTCTAAGCCCTTGGCAAGATGCATCGTGCCGATGGAAATATGACCAAAGGTAGTTTCGACGTTTTCGTCGAGGATCTTGAACATGACTCCTGCACGTTCGACTGCCGCCGTAGCTCTCGGCTGTTCGTTCTCGGACCTGACGAATATCCCAATTTCATGGGGTTGAATGCCGCTCTTTTTTAAATCGCCAAGCCAGGTCGCGACTCCGCCTATCTCATCTTCGATCGAATCGAAATCAATGATCTCAGGCGATGGGCCATTGAAGATCGACACCGTACCGCGGCGGTCTTCGGTAATGCCGTCAACGTCCGACACCTCAGGGCCGAGCAGGCGATCTGCCTGTGCCCTAATCTGGTGTGATGTGCGGTAGTTTATCTTCAGGCTGCGGGAACGCCCACGAATATCCACACCGAGCGAAAGCCAGGAAAACGCTTGCTGGAATATTCTCTGTCCCAGATCCCCAGCGAAGAACAGACTGTTTGGCCGGTCGCCGCCCAAAGCGGCGAGAAATCGGAGCTGCGACGGGTTGATGTCCTGGGCCTCGTCAACAACGGCATAATCGAATGGCGGGTTATTACGGGCCGACAGGCTTTCAGCAAGTGCGGCGAGTAGGGCTGCGTCGGTCATCAACGATCGTTCTGCCATCTGATCCCGGAGCAGTTCAAATACAGACCATGCAAGCTGCCGCTGTTTTTCGGGGAGCCTTGTTTTGCGTCCTAACCTTGCCACGTCGCGGTACTCGACCCAGGTGTTCAACTGCCACGCATCGACAACCTGTTCCCACTCGGACAACAGAAATTGAACAGTAAATTTATGGTCCTCGACGGTGGCCGAAACCTCGCTGAGAATTTCGCGTATCTCATCCCGCGAAGCGATCTTCGGTTTGCTAAATTTCAGCTCATAGAGCCGCCTGCCGATCGAAGTCATCGAGTGGACATCGATCTGCTCGGCAAGACGCGGTTCGCTGCTGATGAGAAGGCGGAGTTTCTTTTTCAGTGCGTTCGCAAGTGTATTTGAGAATGTCGTCAGCAGCACTCGCGAATCCGGATTGCTGCGGGCCAAGTGAACCGCCCTATGAATAGCGACAATCGTCTTACCGGTTCCAGCGGAACCCGACACGCGAGCCGGGCCGCTATAGTTCTTCTCGACCAACTCCTGCTGGACTGGATGAAGAAAGATCGCCCATTTGTCCCAAGGATATTCGAGAGCCAACTTCAACTCCTCGACGTTATTCATCACGCGGAAACGCCGCATAGCGTCAGGGTGGGCGAACGGATCAGTTGCCTCAAATACGGTTTCGCTAACTGAGGGAGTGCCTCCATCGGCTAATATCAATAGGGCATCAGACGCCTCGGCCGGCAGGTGATCGACAAGTTTGAGTAGAGCGTCCTCGTCCCTAACATTACGCACATCATCGAGCCATTCTTTTGGGATGCCGTAGCCAAGCAGTTCATCGTCAGTTCGGCTTTCAAAAAGTGGACGTTTTGGCTGTTCGACTTCGACGTATTTAGGAACAACGATCTCTTTTACAGTTTCGCGGATCTCAACGAGTTGGGCGGCGCCGGTTTGCGGGTGAACCTCCAGCTTGCGTTTCGCCGCCCAGTCGTATGCCTTATCGTGGTGGTCGACATAGCAAAGAAGAAAGCTGGAATCATCCTTGTGAACGATGATCCGAATATCCTTATTAACGCGTATCGACCAAAAATTCTTATCTTTTGTCTTATCGATCCGGTGAAACTGCAGTCCCGGATTCGATGGGTCTGTTTGGAGGTCAAATGCCGTAGTCTTAGCGGCCGTCTGCTCGACGTTCGAAAGTTTACCAAGGCTGTCGGTGAATGTATCGGCTATGCGAAATTCCATTGGATATCCCATCTCTACCGGAGCTTTAGGAATAGCTGCGTAGGCATCTCTCGTCCCTCAACACGAACCGTTAAACGAGCCAAGGTGGAACACTGATCTGTGACTGGTCCGTTAAAGTTGAAAAGAACAAGTTGACGATTGGCAGTTGGGGCGATGCGCCAATAGCCAACCCCCTGATCCATCCGTACTATTAATTTTCTACCAGTAGAGAACTCGATCTCCATTATCCGACCATGTCCCAATTCCGCGGTTTGCAATAATTCGATCGACGATTCAGTACCGATATTTTGAAACAGCGTGCGGATCACATTTTCTCGAGTATTATCATCTTGCCAGTCGGATCCAAGTTTGTTCGGGTACCACGCGTCGCCCGAAACTGATTTTCGAGCTGTATGTATGGTACTCTTGGCATCTGCCCATCGAGCCGTCCCGATCTTGTTTCGCAGCCCGTTTACTATTTCGAAGAGTATCGCAACTGAAATTGGAGTGAAAAGATAGCGGTCACTATACTTGAAGTGAATTACCTTATCTTCTGCAGATTCAAGTAGCAATCGGGTTGGATCATGTTCGTTACAGACCCTTTGCCAGAAAAGGTTTCCAAAAAAAGAAACCGGGCCATCAAGATCAGAAAGAATCTCGATCTCGCGATCGCCGAGGTCAATGTTTTCTGGTCTTATATTGTTTGACAGCAGAGGATCGCCAACGATTTCTTCGGACCTGCCTAAGTTCGTCTTAACGGTCAATCCCTCAGTTGATCCCCAATTTGAATTGAATGCCAATCCGTCTTCAGAATCAATAGCCCATCGAGTGCTAGGGCCTTTAATCGTTTCTGCTAACAACCAGCCGTTTTGAACTCTGGCGGGTTCAGAGATCGTCCGAATTGAGATATCTGGATGATCCGAGAGACTCGCTAAGACGTTTCGGTCCTCGTCGTTTAGCCCAGTCAGTTGACCGGGAATGACTATCTCAATATTGATACCGCGTCCTGCTAATCGATATGCCGTTTCACGCAGAGAAGACGGGGCGATGTCCCAGTCGGCCTTAGGCCCTGAAGTGTAGAACCGAACGCCGTTGATCCTACTCTGGGAAACGGTGCGCCATATCGACTCCGAGATGTTATGCGGTTCAAGTCGCGTTTCAGGCCCGAAGAACTCGTAATCATCTGGTAGCTTGAGGCTGTCAAGCCAGGTATCGGTTAGAATTTCTAAGCCACGATGTCGATCAAGATTGTCGATAGCAAACCGCTGATCGTAATCCAATAAACAATTTGGACATACGCTATCGCAATTTGCGGAGCATTGGAGTCGCTTGTGTGCCGCGTGGAAAACAGAGGCTATGAATCGGTCGGCACCAGAGACATATCCAGCAGCATAACGGTCAAAGATCAGAAGAGATCTACAGTTGCCGCCAAATTCCAGTCGCGACTGTTTTATTTGACATCCCAGTTCATTTGACTGTATGCCAATTATTTCGGCTATCGCATCTCTTACCGCGACACAAATCGTACTAGCTGCGACAGGGTCATCAAGCCACGCTCCGGTCTCCGTCTTTAGTTGCAGCTCGAGAATGTCAGTCCATCCCTCGTGCCCCAGGCTCAGTCCTTTCTTGATCTTCCACGGGTTGTTACTACCCGGGCAGCTACGACCTTCATTTTTTGACCGACGTAGTTTGTTATGGGGCCGTTGAAAGGCTAACGGCAACGTAGCTCGGTCTGTCATTGGCTCAGCCCTTCCGCATTCCAGACAAATCGCATAACCGAAGCCGTATATACCTCTGGATTGATGAAATATGTGCCCTTGTGTCG is a window of Chloracidobacterium sp. DNA encoding:
- a CDS encoding AAA family ATPase, whose amino-acid sequence is MSDLESKLAKGSVIADRYEVQFPSGPCGISESFRVKDRDGSSRRLELIDLASLPGSYYDDNDKLRHLEILRTIEHPNIPDLLDEGETVIDSKRYAFFVFPWISGESLADLLARNGTLSPYKVLPIALELLETLKFLHNRDVPLIHNGISTRSVILDYSADRDKPVLIGFDQARDIHASRDSISLKGLFLFHAAPELLHGIFVPQSDLFSVGALIYNLIFGSPPWFSEAVMTAPANKVKTALEKARSRPLNFDFIDENTLDLHFRMVLEKALSIDVQSRFETANEFARALKRELVFEGSTAQISFERNFENKEKAPGTGFDGLAGMAELKSILHNEVIRPIVERERFEKFGIPLLNGVLLYGPPGCGKTFVAERLVEEIGFSFIMVNPSDLASPYVHGGQEKIGQLFKDAEEKAPCLVFIDEFDALVPSRESDVSHHYAAEVNEILAQMSSCGKRGIFIIGATNRPEKIDEAVLRSGRFDKLIYLPQPDLEQRESIFRQHLARCPVDLGVDYTRLADLTKNYVSSDIANLVVEAARKAEKADTRVTMEMLEQAIKENKPSVTLKQLKKYEKMNQQWQDERKGIDVDGQKSIGFILPDED
- a CDS encoding DEAD/DEAH box helicase, yielding MEFRIADTFTDSLGKLSNVEQTAAKTTAFDLQTDPSNPGLQFHRIDKTKDKNFWSIRVNKDIRIIVHKDDSSFLLCYVDHHDKAYDWAAKRKLEVHPQTGAAQLVEIRETVKEIVVPKYVEVEQPKRPLFESRTDDELLGYGIPKEWLDDVRNVRDEDALLKLVDHLPAEASDALLILADGGTPSVSETVFEATDPFAHPDAMRRFRVMNNVEELKLALEYPWDKWAIFLHPVQQELVEKNYSGPARVSGSAGTGKTIVAIHRAVHLARSNPDSRVLLTTFSNTLANALKKKLRLLISSEPRLAEQIDVHSMTSIGRRLYELKFSKPKIASRDEIREILSEVSATVEDHKFTVQFLLSEWEQVVDAWQLNTWVEYRDVARLGRKTRLPEKQRQLAWSVFELLRDQMAERSLMTDAALLAALAESLSARNNPPFDYAVVDEAQDINPSQLRFLAALGGDRPNSLFFAGDLGQRIFQQAFSWLSLGVDIRGRSRSLKINYRTSHQIRAQADRLLGPEVSDVDGITEDRRGTVSIFNGPSPEIIDFDSIEDEIGGVATWLGDLKKSGIQPHEIGIFVRSENEQPRATAAVERAGVMFKILDENVETTFGHISIGTMHLAKGLEFRAVAVMACDDEIIPSQARIEQVVDDADLEEIYNTERHLLYVACTRARDHLLVTAAENPSEFLDDLRL
- a CDS encoding D-alanyl-D-alanine carboxypeptidase, translated to MDTASGSATSANVVRTLFPALADVSIPGYSGVLVESLAGSVVIESNSTQVFNPASNVMVATAYAVLKTFGPEFRFSTSVYTDGAIDRTTGRLNGNVYVSGKDPMFGYQHAITLANELNKIGIRSVTGDLIVTDNFAMNYSGSSLVSGQSLLASMDASRRSAAATRAWLNYLSYSGKYGQASTVPSVTFTGSVYAQPIPGSLHLLFTHESAPIREIIKATLCYSNNFLAERLGEMLGGPYAVARLVQLNANIPPVEFSIQTSSGLGYNRVTPNAMMLLLRALRSELARYKMAYSDIMPVAGIDKGTLENRFATAFSAGSVVGQAGSFGTPDAGVSSLSGEISTRNGKYLFVILNQRGSVTKFQAFQHYFVPLVQKQFGGPAPMAYDTVSLETRLARSRVHYPNQQCSQPLYLLENEDFGYDTLKPIESSSDSKYEYYSTESFNGRQKVFVKGNVRTVLLSREIQNIRIGDATIRGYKILILNSDESVLMDSNGNIADQTGGAVFDTGYVSCTNFRAYYTKKGPGESPFVKESLDDSYSPPTVTVKNDSAHVLTLLINETRYVISPGATREITLPAGRYKFVATAPNVIPLVGTEAWDAGYRYTWTFYTERVIR
- a CDS encoding Hsp70 family protein; translation: MARTKIDYGIDLGTTNSAIARIENGKPIIKKSDVSMDTMPSCVNINKKGSIIVGQSAANAHRSETLKALKTLTPITNTFIEFKRTMGADKKYQSSNAGRDYTSEELSAEVLKALKSFVTDDSPKSIVVTVPAKFTINQKDATSVAAKFAGFEHCELLQEPIAASMAYGVATESTDGTWLVFDFGGGTFDAALLKVEEGIMKVIDTEGDNHLGGKNIDLAIVDDILIPHLQSKFAIDSYLSDANKREYFRIALKGFAELNAKIPLSFSTSADVLSDPDDFPLDDNGNEIELDLTLTREDIETVTQPIFQKAIDICKELLSRNGLTGKDLGALILVGGPTWAPQVRQMLRDQVTKNVDTSIDPMTAVAEGAALYASTVNIAEQIVDRDRDRTKIQLDIKFEATTVEVSELVTIKILENKTEGEIPTKVFAEIVRGDKGWSSGKLEINTIGEIFEPLLEPGRSNAFTVVVYDETGNALPSEPTEFTIIQGTKIGSATLPYNLGIAIKSTRKGYPVVRFIDGLQKNQPLPATGVTRGLVTQTAVRSGMSSDVIRIPIYEVEHGTDHSRLINNLHVFDAVITGEDVPKLLPAGSEVELTLKINDSNRILSAYFPLLDHTCTAAFERKNEKEIDADWLEQEISRAMNRVDLLKQDDQSGHGDVLSKLETDLGALEKLLDQGRSDYDRKMQVLQDLRRLNKTIDETEDAVEWPLAEERLKSSFYKLEEVFSAVEGNVESINDDRVRSAITETKNQIEQVIKQKNVQLARELSDRVETMSFSLRDAALGVQMEIGILNDLDEGFDDRNWIDRNKARLLINQGLSMIANNASKKELRPLVRELVWLLPDSDQPIYEGDDTLLTEYES